From the Pediococcus acidilactici genome, the window AGAGAGGGTGATAGCCCCGTAAGTTAAATCAAACTCCCTCAGTTCAGGATCCTGAGTACGGCGGAGCACGTGAAATTCCGTCGGAATCCGGGAGGACCATCTCCCAAGGCTAAATACTACCTAGTGACCGATAGTGAACCAGTACCGTGAGGGAAAGGTGAAAAGCACCCCGGAAGGGGAGTGAAATAGTTCTTGAAACCATGTGCCTACAAGAAGTCAGAGCCCGTTAATGGGTGATGGCGTGCCTTTTGTAGAATGAACCGGCGAGTTACGTTCGTATGCCAGGTTAAGTTGAAGAGACGGAGCCGAAGCGAAAGCGAGTCTGAAGAGGGCGAATTAGTATGCGGATGTAGACCCGAAACCAAGTGACCTACCCATGTCCAGGTTGAAGGTGCGGTAAAACGCACTGGAGGACCGAACTCGTGTACGTTGAAAAGTGCTGAGATGAGGTGTGGGTAGCGGTGAAATTCCAAACGAACTTGGAGATAGCTGGTTCTCTCCGAAATAGCTTTAGGGCTAGCCTCGGAATTAGGATCGTGGAGGTAGAGCCACTGTTTGGACTAGGGGCCCGTCATGGGTTACCGAATTCAGATAAACTCCGAATGCCATCGATTTATGTCCGGGAGTCAGACGGTGAGTGATAAGATCCATCGTCGAAAGGGGAACAGCCCAGACCACCAGTTAAGGTCCCTAAATATATGTTAAGTGGAAAAGGATGTGGAGTTGCATAGACAACTAGGATGTTGGCTCAGAAGCAGCCACCATTTAAAGAGTGCGTAATAGCTCACTAGTCGAGTGATCCTGCGCCGAAAATGTACCGGGGCTTAAACATATTACCGAGACTGTGGATGCCACCATTAGGTGGCGTGATAGGAGAGCGTTCTAAGGGCGACGAAGGCAGACCGTGAGGACTGTTGGAGCGCTTAGAAGTGAGAATGCCGGTATGAGTAGCGAAAGATAGGTGAGAATCCTATCCACCGTATGACTAAGGTTTCCTGGGGAAGGCTCGTCCTCCCAGGGTTAGTCGGGACCTAAGCCGAGGCCGAGAGGCGTAGGCGATGGATAACAGGTTGAGATTCCTGTACTAGTTAAACTTGTTTGAACAATGGAGGGACGCAGGAGGCTAAGGAATGCACCCGATTGGAAGTGGGTGTCCAAGCCGTGAGTCTGAAGTCGAGTCAAATGCTTGATTTCTTAAGGACAAGCGGTGATGGGGAGTGAAATTTAAGTAACGAAGTTCCTGACGTCACGCTGCCGAGAAAAGCTTCTAGTTAGAGTTTAACTACCCGTACCGCAAACCGACACAGGTAGTCGAGGAGAGTATCCTAAGGTGAGCGAGAGAACTCTCGTTAAGGAACTCGGCAAAATGACCCCGTAACTTCGGGAGAAGGGGTGCTGATCGCAAGATCAGCCGCAGTGAAAAGGCCCAGGCGACTGTTTATCAAAAACACAGGTTTCTGCAAAATCGTAAGATGACGTATAGGGGCTGACGCCTGCCCGGTGCTGGAAGGTTAAGGGGATGAGTTAGCGTAAGCGAAGCTTTGAACTGAAGCCCCAGTAAACGGCGGCCGTAACTATAACGGTCCTAAGGTAGCGAAATTCCTTGTCGGGTAAGTTCCGACCCGCACGAAAGGCGTAACGATCTGGGCACTGTCTCAACGAGAGACTCGGTGAAATTATAATACCCGTGAAGATGCGGGTTACCCGCGACAGGACGGAAAGACCCCATGGAGCTTTACTGTAACTTGATATTGAGTGTTTGTACAGCTTGTACAGGATAGGTAGGAGCCGTAGAATCCGGAACGCTAGTTTCGGAGGAGGCGCAAGTGGGATACTACCCTCGTTGTATGAACCCTCTAACCCGCGCCACTAATCGTGGCGGGAGACAGTGTCTGGTGGGCAGTTTGACTGGGGCGGTCGCCTCCTAAAAGGTAACGGAGGCGCCCAAAGGTTCCCTCAGAATGGTTGGAAATCATTCGCAGAGTGTAAAGGCAGAAGGGAGCTTGACTGCGAGGCAGACAGGTCGAGCAGGGACGAAAGTCGGGCTTAGTGATCCGGTGGTTCCGTATGGAAGGGCCATCGCTCAACGGATAAAAGCTACCCTGGGGATAACAGGCTTATCTCCCCCAAGAGTTCACATCGACGGGGAGGTTTGGCACCTCGATGTCGGCTCATCGCATCCTGGGGCTGTAGTCGGTCCCAAGGGTTGGGCTGTTCGCCCATTAAAGCGGTACGCGAGCTGGGTTCAGAACGTCGTGAGACAGTTCGGTCCCTATCCGTCGCGGGCGTAGGAAATTTGAGAGGAGCTGTCCTTAGTACGAGAGGACCGGGATGGACACACCGCTGGTGTACCAGTTGTTCCGCCAGGAGCATCGCTGGGTAGCTATGTGTGGATGAGATAAACGCTGAAAGCATCTAAGTGTGAAACTCGCCTCAAGATGAGATTTCCCATTGCCTTCGGGCAAGTAAGACCCCTGAGAGATGATCAGGTAGATAGGCTAGGAGTGGAAGTGTAGCGATACATGGAGCGGACTAGTACTAATCGGTCGAGGACTTAACCAAGTAGAACGTGGCAAGTAACTCGAAAGAAAATGTAGATATTATTCAGTTTTGAGAGGACAAAAGTTTTCTCAAGTGATAACGCAAGTTAGCACAGAGTGTGGTGACGATAGTGAGAAGGATATACCTGTTCCCATGTCGAACACAGAAGTCAAGCTTCTTAACGCCAAGAGTAGTTGGGGGATCGCCCCCTGCGAGGGTAGGACGTTGCCATGCTAATTATGGAGGATTAGCTCAGTTGGGAGAGCATCTGCCTTACAAGCAGGAGGTCACAGGTTCGAGCCCTGTATCCTCCATTATCTTGAGCCGTTAGCTCAGTTGGTAGAGCATCTGACTTTTAATCAGAGGGTCGACAGTTCGAGCCTGTCACGGCTCATAGCACTAAAAGTGCTGTGATATATAATTGAATATATGGCATTATATAAAGGTAATGCCGACTTAGCTCAGTTGGCAGAGCATCTGTCTTGTAAACAGAGGGTCGGAGGTTCGAATCCTCTAGTCGGCATATCGATCATGCGGAAGTAGTTCAGTGGTAGAACATCACCTTGCCATGGTGGGGGTCGCGGGTTCGAATCCCGTCTTCCGCTTCGTAGTAAGTATTTACTACTTTTATAAAATGCCGGGGTGGCGGAATTGGCAGACGCACAGGACTTAAAATCCTGCGGTCAGTGATGACCGTACCGGTTCGATCCCGGTCCTCGGCATTTGTATTGCACCCATAGCGCAACTGGATAGAGTGTCTGACTACGAATCAGAAGGTTGTAGGTTCGACTCCTACTGGGTGCATTGTTTTAAACGGGAAGTAGCTCAGCTTGGTAGAGCACCTGGTTTGGGACCAGGGGGTCGCAGGTTCGAATCCTGTCTTCCCGATTAAATGTTGCTTAAACATTTATTAATTAAATAGATCGCGGTGTAGCTCAGCTGGCTAGAGCGTCCGGTTCATACCCGGGAGGTCGGGGGTTCGATCCCCTCCGCCGCGATAGGGTTAATATACGAACTTGGACCTTTAGCTCAGTTGGTTAGAGCAAACGGCTCATAACCGTTCGGTCGTAGGTTCGAGTCCTACAAGGTCCATCTAGCATTTTTGTTAGTAAGGGCAGTAAAACGTATATTTGTATTATGGAGGATTACCCAAGTCTGGCTGAAGGGAACGGTCTTGAAAACCGTCAGGTGGGTCAAACCACGCGAGAGTTCGAATCTCTCATCCTCCTTTTGATTATCGCGGGATGGAGCAGTCTGGTAGCTCGTCGGGCTCATAACCCGAAGGTCGTAGGTTCAAATCCTGCTCCCGCAATTATGGTCCTATGGTCTAGTTGGTTAGGACGCCTGCCTGTCACGCAGGAGATCACGAGTTCGAGTCTCGTTAGGACCGTAATGGCTCGGTAGCTCAGTCGGTAGAGCAATGGATTGAAGCTCCATGTGTCGGCAGTTCGATTCTGTCCCGCGCCATTGACAATTTAATATTTATTTTGCGGGTGTAGTTTAGTGGTAAAACCACAGCCTTCCAAGCTGTTGTCGCGAGTTCGATTCTCGTCACCCGCTTTAAGTATGGGCCTATAGCTCAGCTGGTTAGAGCGCACGCCTGATAAGCGTGAGGTCGATGGTTCGAGTCCATTTAGGCCCATTTGGAGAAGTACTCAAGTGGCTGAAGAGGCGCCCCTGCTAAGGGTGTAGGTCGCGCAAGCGGCGCGAGGGTTCGAATCCCTCCTTCTCCGTTAGTTCTTATTATAAGTATGACCCGTTGGTCAAGTGGTTAAGACACTGCCCTTTCACGGCAGTAACATGGGTTCGAATCCCGTACGGGTCATTTTTTGTCATATTTATATTAATATTATCGCGGGATGGAGCAGTCTGGTAGCTCGTCGGGCTCATAACCCGAAGGTCGTAGGTTCAAATCCTGCTCCCGCAATTAATTGGTCCTATGGTCTAGTTGGTTAGGACGCCTGCCTGTCACGCAGGAGATCACGAGTTCGAGTCTCGTTAGGACCGTCTTTGAAAGAGACTTAAGAAGAAGCCATTCGTTATTAAACGAATGGCTTTTTTTGTGTATTGTTAGCTAATCAGGAAAGAAAAACACTGGGCGCCGTTTGAACGGTAAAACTGTAATCAAGAATCCTTTTTGCGATGGCAGGCTGTCGCCTTTTTAGTATGCAAAGCATTTCCATATTATTATGGTACTTGTTCTATAAAAGAGAACTACTCACCTTGAATTTAGAAATGCCATTGCAGGTTTTACGGTACAAAAAAACCATTAGCAACCAGAATTGTGATTACTAATGGTTAATTAAATTAATGACCCGCCGTAAATAAAAGGGTGGCACAAATCAAAATGATTAAAACTAACAAAATGAAGTTGCGCGGAAGCTTAACCCGGGGGAGGTACCAGCCCAATAAACCAATTATTGGGTAGATTAACGCGCTCCATTGTTTGAATAGTACAAAGCCAAAAATGGTGATTACTACAAGTAACCCGATTTCTAAGTAGACAAACCGTTCTGGATGGGCCACAAAAACAGAAAATAGAATCATTAGAAAGACTAGGCACAGTAACAAACAAGTTTTTAAAAAGATGCTACTAACAAAGGCGTTTCGAATGTAGAAAAAAGCGAGGGGACTTAAAACACTGATGCTAAACGCAAAACTAATTAGTCCCACTCCGTTTTTGCCCTGAAAAGGTAAAAAGACGGAAATAAACGGCACCAAAGTTAGTAATCCTAAAAGAGAAACGTAACGCTCCTTACTGACTAATAAAATGATAAAGAACGCAATTGGAATTACGGCCAGTGGAGCAATTAAGCGCAAGTTAGTTTTATTAGTCAGTTGATCAAAGGTAATGAAATTGACCATGAAACTTGCTAAGAAAAAGATGATTTGGACCGTTAGATTATGCTTGAAAGGTTCCGAGCTAAAATGACCACTAAAGTACCAAATAACACTGGTTAAAATAATCGCTAAGATTGCCGGTAAATAACTTTTCCGGTCAACGTGATAATTGATTTTAGGTAATTTTATCTTATTCATGAAAAACTCCTTATCTTCTCTGTGTTTAATCGTATCCAAAACAACCTGAAGCGTCAACCTAACTTTAAAAGAAAGAACGATTATGCTAAACTTAATAAGTTACTAGTGTTCCCGATAGGATTCGATATCCAAAAGATCCTTGTAACCGAAATTAATTTAGGGGGAATTAACATGTCAGAAAGACATTTATTTACTTCAGAATCCGTTTCTGAAGGACATCCAGATAAAATTGCGGATCAAATTAGTGATGCAATTTTAGACGAACTATTGAAAAATGATCCAGATGCTCGGGTTGCCTGTGAAACGACCGTAACCACGGGTTTGGTAGTGGTGGTTGGTGAAATCTCCACGACTGCTTACATTGATATTCAAAAGGTCGTACGGAAAACAATTAAGGACATTGGCTACGTTGGTGGCGAATACGGCTTTGACGGGGAAAACTGTGCGGTAATCGTTGCCATTGATGAACAATCACCAGATATTGCCCAAGGGGTGGACGATTCGCTTGAAACTCGCGAAGGTCACGAAGACCGGCTTAACCGGATTGGTGCCGGTGACCAAGGACTCATGTTTGGTTACGCTACTGACGAAACTAAGGAATTAATGCCGTTGCCAATCATGCTTAGCCATCATTTGATGCAACGGATTGCTAAGTTACGTAAAGAACAGGTTATTAGTTACCTTCGTCCCGATGCCAAGGCCGAAGTTACCGTTGAATACGACGATAATGACCAACCGGTACGGGTTGATACAGTGGTCTTAAGTACCCAACACGACCCTGACGTAACTTTAGAACAAATTCGTAAAGACGTTATCGAAAAGGTTATTAAGGAAGTTATTCCAGCTGAATTGCTCGATGAAAAAACCAACTTCTACATTAACCCTACCGGCCGCTTCGTAATTGGTGGTCCCCAAGGAGATGCGGGATTAACCGGACGTAAAATCATCGTTGATACGTATGGTGGGGCAGCTCACCACGGCGGGGGCGCTTTCTCTGGAAAGGACGCAACCAAGGTGGACCGTTCCGCAAGTTACGCAGCTCGTTACATTGCTAAAAACATTGTGGCAGCGGGCTTAGCTAAGAAGGCGGAAGTTCAAATCGCCTACGCAATCGGGGTTGCGGAACCTGTTTCAGTAATGGTGGATACGTTTGGAACTGGCAAAGTTTCTGAAGAAGCCCTTACTAAGGCAGTACGGCAAATCTTCGATCTTCGTCCAGCCGGCATTATTGAAATGCTTGACTTAAAACGGCCAATTTACAAACAAACGGCTGCTTACGGTCACTTTGGACGGACCGACGTGGATCTTCCATGGGAAAAGACTGATAAGGTTGCTGAATTAAAAGAATTTTTCCAAAAATAAATCAATAATTTAAACGGGAAAAAACCCGGTGCATCACGGACTTTAAAATGGCGTTTCTTTAAAGTAATCGTTTAAAAAGGTGCACAAAAATTTGTGGAGAGGCTGGGAATTTTTCCCAGCCTTGTTTTATATTATTACTATAAATAAAAATGAACATTTTAAACGTGAGGTTATGATGAAGAAAAAGCAAACAAACGTTGCGTTGGTCACGGTCGCGATTTTTGTTGCCACTTTTATGTCGGCAATTGAAGGAACGATCGTTTCAACCGCGATGCCAACCATTGTGGGGGACTTGCACGGAGTTAATTTGATGAATTGGGTAATTTCAATCTTCTTATTGACGAACGCAATCTTTACCCCCATCTACGGGAAATTATCTG encodes:
- the metK gene encoding methionine adenosyltransferase, with translation MSERHLFTSESVSEGHPDKIADQISDAILDELLKNDPDARVACETTVTTGLVVVVGEISTTAYIDIQKVVRKTIKDIGYVGGEYGFDGENCAVIVAIDEQSPDIAQGVDDSLETREGHEDRLNRIGAGDQGLMFGYATDETKELMPLPIMLSHHLMQRIAKLRKEQVISYLRPDAKAEVTVEYDDNDQPVRVDTVVLSTQHDPDVTLEQIRKDVIEKVIKEVIPAELLDEKTNFYINPTGRFVIGGPQGDAGLTGRKIIVDTYGGAAHHGGGAFSGKDATKVDRSASYAARYIAKNIVAAGLAKKAEVQIAYAIGVAEPVSVMVDTFGTGKVSEEALTKAVRQIFDLRPAGIIEMLDLKRPIYKQTAAYGHFGRTDVDLPWEKTDKVAELKEFFQK